From a region of the Geothrix sp. 21YS21S-2 genome:
- a CDS encoding DNA repair protein RecN, with protein sequence MLSSLRIQNLALVEDLALDFQAGFTVLTGETGAGKSLLVDALSLLVGARGDGDMVRQGTARAVAETVVDGAFEAWRAFLADRGLPEEQPVVLRREVAANGRSRAWINGGACSLTDLREAGRIWMRLTSQHDHQSLLAEERHLGLLDEVLGISADLAAQAGDVRDAQARLAARKKSESQRAERLEWLAEQIADLEKLAPRAGEWVQLRSEREPLRHAVHLESAFREGAEALRDALRLVEDAHRAQARAASILPAAQVEVDRTRSALLELEDLQALAQDQAIRWSREGVDRIEALETRLAQFEKLARRHRCEPEELAGRLEALRREQDELNNHSSSLRELEGGLAKACEAYRAAAEVLHAHRAGLVQPLEKDVHQRLGRLGMNGCRIQLRLAVAEEPSSPVLLAGLPVRVSPQGFSTVAIWIEPNVGEGFRPLAKIASGGELSRLMLAMQGAGMALGAGSRDPLVLVLDEVDAGIGGETAIAVGAAVRELGRSHQVLAVTHLAQVAARAEHHGQLRKEVNEGRTRSGLTWLAGDARVRELARLLSGHPDRPEAVAHARILLEGAVATPLLEVDGAAPVEGKRKRR encoded by the coding sequence ATGCTCTCTTCGCTCCGCATCCAGAACCTGGCCCTGGTGGAAGACCTCGCCCTGGACTTCCAGGCCGGCTTCACCGTCCTCACCGGCGAGACCGGGGCCGGCAAGTCCCTCCTGGTGGACGCCCTCTCCCTGCTGGTGGGGGCCCGGGGCGACGGCGACATGGTGCGCCAGGGCACGGCCCGGGCCGTGGCCGAGACCGTGGTGGACGGCGCCTTCGAGGCCTGGCGGGCCTTCCTCGCCGACCGGGGCCTCCCCGAGGAGCAGCCCGTGGTGCTGCGCCGGGAGGTGGCCGCCAACGGCCGCAGCCGCGCCTGGATCAACGGCGGCGCCTGCAGCCTGACCGACCTGCGCGAGGCCGGGCGCATCTGGATGCGCCTCACCAGCCAGCACGACCACCAGTCCCTCCTGGCCGAGGAACGCCACCTGGGCCTCCTGGACGAGGTGCTGGGCATCAGCGCCGACCTGGCCGCCCAGGCGGGCGACGTGCGGGACGCCCAGGCCCGCCTGGCGGCCCGGAAGAAGAGCGAAAGCCAGCGCGCCGAGCGCCTGGAGTGGCTGGCCGAGCAGATCGCCGACCTGGAGAAACTGGCCCCCCGGGCCGGGGAGTGGGTGCAGCTGCGCAGCGAGCGCGAACCCCTGCGCCACGCCGTCCACCTGGAGTCCGCCTTCCGCGAGGGCGCCGAGGCCCTGCGCGACGCCCTGCGCCTGGTGGAGGACGCCCACCGCGCCCAGGCCCGCGCCGCCTCGATCCTGCCCGCCGCCCAGGTGGAAGTGGACCGCACCCGCTCGGCCCTGCTGGAGCTGGAGGACCTCCAGGCCCTGGCCCAGGACCAGGCCATCCGCTGGTCCCGGGAGGGCGTGGACCGCATCGAGGCCCTGGAGACCCGCCTAGCCCAGTTCGAGAAGCTGGCCCGGCGCCACCGCTGCGAGCCCGAGGAGCTCGCGGGCCGCCTGGAGGCGCTCCGCCGCGAGCAGGACGAACTGAACAACCACAGCTCCAGCCTGAGGGAACTCGAAGGCGGCCTGGCGAAGGCCTGCGAGGCCTACCGCGCCGCCGCCGAGGTCCTCCACGCCCACAGGGCCGGCCTCGTCCAGCCCCTGGAAAAGGACGTGCACCAGCGCCTGGGCCGCCTGGGGATGAACGGCTGCCGAATCCAGCTGCGCCTGGCCGTCGCCGAGGAACCCTCGAGCCCGGTCCTCCTGGCGGGCCTGCCCGTGAGGGTCTCCCCCCAGGGCTTCTCCACCGTGGCCATCTGGATCGAGCCCAACGTGGGCGAGGGCTTCCGCCCCCTGGCCAAGATCGCCTCGGGCGGCGAGCTGAGCCGCCTCATGCTGGCCATGCAGGGCGCCGGCATGGCGCTCGGCGCCGGCAGCCGGGACCCCCTGGTCCTGGTGCTGGACGAGGTGGACGCCGGCATCGGCGGCGAGACCGCCATCGCCGTGGGCGCCGCCGTGCGCGAGCTGGGCCGGAGCCACCAGGTGCTGGCCGTGACCCACCTGGCCCAGGTGGCCGCCCGCGCCGAGCACCACGGCCAGCTGCGCAAGGAAGTGAACGAGGGCCGCACCCGCAGCGGCCTCACCTGGCTCGCGGGCGACGCCCGGGTGCGGGAACTGGCCCGGCTCCTGTCCGGCCACCCCGACCGCCCCGAGGCCGTGGCCCACGCACGGATCCTGCTGGAGGGGGCCGTGGCCACCCCGCTGCTGGAGGTGGACGGCGCGGCCCCGGTGGAGGGGAAGCGGAAGCGGCGGTGA
- a CDS encoding alpha/beta fold hydrolase codes for MTQAFLSPEGVRTAFRVTGHGPARVLLLHALTGGPDAADAPGVKGWWGPMFEPGAPLAASEATVWTPNLAGSCYGAEGPEPRGGWSTRYQAEVLAQWIRAGDLSFDALLGGSLGGMVALELAVLEPGRFKAVGVIGCGGRSDAWLWGSNEAQRAILASPSLGDDEAIALARRVAMLTFRSPAGLAGRFTAPSELQEWLAFHGRALAARFTRAAYVALLDAMDNHDLTRGRGSLPEVLARMGATLHVLGLEGDMLFSQACLIELIEAARKAERLGEARWVRSPHGHDAFLIEWDQVKAWLKEVLP; via the coding sequence TTGACCCAGGCCTTCCTCTCCCCGGAGGGCGTGCGCACCGCCTTCCGCGTCACCGGGCACGGGCCGGCCAGGGTCCTGCTCCTCCACGCGCTCACCGGGGGCCCCGACGCCGCCGACGCGCCGGGGGTGAAGGGCTGGTGGGGGCCCATGTTCGAGCCGGGCGCGCCCCTGGCGGCATCCGAGGCCACCGTGTGGACGCCCAACCTCGCCGGGAGCTGCTACGGCGCCGAAGGGCCGGAACCCCGGGGCGGCTGGTCCACCCGGTACCAGGCCGAGGTGCTGGCCCAGTGGATCCGCGCCGGGGACCTGTCCTTCGACGCCCTCCTGGGGGGATCCCTGGGGGGCATGGTGGCGCTGGAGCTGGCCGTCCTGGAGCCCGGGCGCTTCAAGGCCGTGGGCGTCATCGGCTGCGGGGGCCGCTCCGACGCGTGGCTCTGGGGCTCCAACGAGGCCCAGCGCGCGATCCTGGCCAGCCCCTCCCTGGGCGACGACGAGGCCATCGCCCTGGCGCGGCGCGTCGCCATGCTCACCTTCCGGAGCCCCGCGGGTCTGGCTGGGCGCTTCACCGCTCCAAGCGAGCTGCAGGAATGGCTGGCTTTCCATGGCAGGGCCCTGGCGGCGCGGTTCACCCGGGCGGCCTACGTGGCCCTCCTGGACGCCATGGACAACCACGACCTCACCCGGGGCCGGGGCAGCCTGCCCGAGGTCCTGGCGCGCATGGGCGCCACGCTCCACGTCCTGGGCCTGGAGGGGGACATGCTCTTCTCCCAGGCCTGCCTGATTGAACTCATCGAAGCCGCCCGGAAGGCGGAGCGCCTGGGGGAGGCCCGCTGGGTGCGGAGCCCCCACGGGCACGATGCCTTCCTCATCGAGTGGGACCAGGTGAAAGCCTGGCTGAAGGAGGTACTGCCTTGA
- a CDS encoding aspartate kinase, translating into MKVLKFGGTSVGTREALELAATIIGQELPQGGLVVVSALSGTTDLILKAINASAKGDLEAAGAARIALEARHWATARALGVDEAVRPHWEPLFQSLAGLLQGMGLLWEASPRSRDAALALGETLSARLLETLLGRRGLPATFRDVREALRTDARHGRARPDLERIREAAGPWREGLAKGALWVTQGFLGTAPDGSTTTLGRGGSDTSATLLGEALGASEVQIWTDVDGVLSADPSLVPEARPIPVMSLREAAALSAFGAKVLHADALAPVSRAGFGLVVANTHRPTGSRTEIRSEAPARRPGEITSVAYKEGVSCLRVPPAQDSELLFQASTRLLEAGASLYGLLATPDGGLLVAKGETADSEAVLRDLAASGLSVQRGWAAVALVGEGLREAPGRALSLLGPLVDEPVAAILAGDTGVSLAFLVPDHRLSLLIPRLHAHCIESAPRSGG; encoded by the coding sequence TTGAAAGTTCTCAAGTTCGGAGGAACCAGCGTCGGAACCCGGGAGGCCCTGGAACTGGCGGCGACGATCATCGGCCAGGAGCTCCCCCAGGGGGGCCTCGTGGTGGTCTCGGCCCTGTCGGGCACCACGGACCTGATCCTGAAGGCCATCAACGCCTCGGCCAAGGGGGACCTGGAGGCCGCGGGCGCGGCCCGCATCGCCCTGGAGGCCCGGCACTGGGCCACGGCCCGGGCGCTGGGCGTGGACGAGGCGGTCCGCCCCCACTGGGAGCCCCTGTTCCAGTCCCTGGCGGGCCTGCTGCAGGGCATGGGCCTCCTGTGGGAGGCCTCCCCCCGTTCCCGCGACGCCGCCCTCGCCCTGGGCGAGACCCTGTCGGCGCGGCTCCTGGAGACCCTGCTGGGGCGCCGGGGCCTGCCGGCCACGTTCCGGGACGTGCGGGAGGCGCTTCGCACCGACGCCCGCCACGGCAGGGCCCGGCCCGACCTCGAGCGCATCCGGGAGGCCGCCGGGCCCTGGCGGGAGGGCCTGGCCAAGGGCGCCCTGTGGGTCACCCAGGGCTTCCTGGGCACGGCCCCGGACGGGTCCACCACGACCCTGGGCCGGGGCGGCTCCGACACCAGCGCCACCCTGCTGGGCGAGGCCCTGGGCGCTTCCGAGGTGCAGATCTGGACGGACGTGGACGGCGTGCTCAGCGCCGACCCCAGCCTGGTGCCCGAGGCCCGGCCCATCCCGGTCATGAGCCTCCGGGAGGCCGCGGCCCTGTCGGCCTTCGGGGCCAAGGTGCTCCATGCCGACGCCCTGGCGCCGGTGAGCCGCGCGGGCTTCGGCCTGGTGGTGGCCAACACGCACCGCCCCACGGGCAGCCGCACCGAGATCCGCTCCGAGGCCCCGGCGCGCCGACCCGGGGAGATCACCTCGGTGGCGTACAAGGAGGGGGTCTCCTGCCTGCGGGTCCCCCCCGCCCAGGACTCCGAGCTGCTCTTCCAGGCCTCCACCCGGCTGCTGGAGGCCGGGGCCTCCCTCTACGGACTGCTGGCCACCCCCGACGGGGGCCTCCTGGTCGCCAAGGGGGAGACGGCCGATTCCGAAGCCGTCCTCCGGGACCTGGCGGCCTCCGGCCTCTCCGTCCAGCGGGGCTGGGCGGCGGTGGCGCTGGTGGGCGAGGGCCTGCGGGAGGCGCCGGGGCGCGCCCTCAGCCTCCTGGGGCCCCTGGTGGATGAACCGGTGGCGGCCATCCTGGCCGGGGACACCGGGGTCTCCCTGGCCTTCCTGGTGCCGGACCACCGGCTTTCCCTGTTGATTCCCAGGCTGCATGCGCATTGCATAGAGTCTGCACCCAGGAGCGGCGGATGA
- a CDS encoding O-acetylhomoserine aminocarboxypropyltransferase/cysteine synthase family protein yields MSQNQPHFETIALHGGHSPDRDTRSRAVPIYQTTSYVFDSTEHGARLFSLEEPGNIYTRIGNPTVDVLEKRVAQLEGGVAAVATASGQAAITLAVVTLAQAGDHLIAGTNLYGGTHTLFSQSFKRLGITVTFVDSTDPDAFRKALRPETKAIYLEALGNPKLDVPHFDALAAVAQEAGVPLIVDNTLASPWICQPLKHGANLVVHSATKYLGGHGTSLGGVLVDGGNFDWANGRFPEFTQPNPSYHGAVLTQVAGPAAFAAKARLEGLRDFGPALSPFNAFLLLQGIETLPIRMDRHGSNALAIAQWLEAHPQVAWVNYPGLPGHPSHALARRYFREGAGFGGILTFGVKGGLAAGAKVINAVELFSRLANVGDAKSLIIHPATTTHQQLSAEDRATNGVTDDLIRLSIGLENIDDLKADLNQALCGGDA; encoded by the coding sequence GTGAGCCAGAACCAGCCCCACTTCGAGACCATCGCCCTCCACGGGGGGCACAGCCCGGACCGGGACACCCGCAGCCGCGCGGTGCCCATCTACCAGACCACCAGCTACGTCTTCGACTCCACGGAGCACGGGGCGCGCCTGTTCAGCCTGGAGGAGCCGGGCAACATCTACACCCGCATCGGGAACCCCACGGTGGACGTGCTGGAAAAGCGCGTGGCCCAGCTGGAGGGCGGCGTGGCGGCGGTGGCCACGGCCTCCGGCCAGGCCGCCATCACCCTCGCGGTGGTGACCCTGGCCCAGGCCGGGGACCACCTCATCGCCGGCACCAACCTCTACGGGGGCACCCACACCCTCTTCAGCCAGAGCTTCAAGCGCCTGGGCATCACGGTCACCTTCGTGGACAGTACCGACCCTGACGCCTTCCGCAAGGCCCTGCGCCCGGAGACCAAGGCCATCTACCTGGAGGCGCTGGGCAACCCCAAGCTGGACGTGCCCCACTTCGACGCCCTGGCGGCGGTGGCCCAGGAGGCGGGGGTGCCCCTCATCGTGGACAACACCCTGGCCTCCCCCTGGATCTGCCAGCCCCTGAAGCATGGCGCGAACCTGGTGGTGCACAGCGCGACGAAGTACCTCGGGGGCCACGGCACGAGCCTCGGCGGCGTGCTGGTCGACGGGGGCAACTTCGACTGGGCCAACGGCAGGTTCCCGGAGTTCACCCAGCCCAACCCCTCCTACCACGGGGCCGTCCTCACCCAGGTTGCGGGTCCGGCGGCCTTCGCGGCCAAGGCCCGCCTGGAGGGCCTTCGGGACTTCGGCCCCGCGCTGTCGCCCTTCAACGCCTTCCTTCTGCTCCAGGGCATCGAGACCCTCCCCATCCGCATGGACCGCCACGGCAGCAACGCCCTGGCCATCGCCCAGTGGCTGGAGGCCCACCCCCAGGTGGCCTGGGTCAACTACCCGGGCCTCCCCGGCCATCCGAGCCACGCCCTGGCCCGGCGCTACTTCCGGGAGGGCGCGGGCTTCGGCGGCATCCTCACGTTCGGCGTGAAGGGGGGGCTGGCCGCCGGGGCCAAGGTCATCAACGCGGTGGAGCTCTTCTCCCGCCTGGCCAACGTGGGCGACGCCAAGAGCCTCATCATCCACCCGGCCACCACGACCCACCAGCAGCTCAGCGCCGAGGACCGCGCCACCAACGGCGTCACGGACGACCTCATCCGGCTCTCCATCGGCCTCGAGAACATCGACGACCTGAAGGCGGACCTGAACCAGGCCCTGTGCGGGGGGGACGCTTGA